From the genome of Pelobacter propionicus DSM 2379, one region includes:
- the dnaK gene encoding molecular chaperone DnaK: protein MSKVIGIDLGTTNSCVAIMEGGEPIVIANSEGSRTTPSIVAFADNGERLVGQQAKRQAVTNPENTLYAIKRLIGRKFDTEAVKRDIAISPFKIVKADNNDAWVEARGKRYSPPEISAFVLQKMKQTAEDYLGQTVTDAVITVPAYFDDSQRQATKDAGKIAGLNVLRIINEPTAAALAYGLDKKKEEKVAVFDLGGGTFDISILELGDGVFEVKSTNGDTFLGGEDFDQLVIDWIADEFHKDQGINLRGDKMALQRLKEAAEKAKCELSSSMETDINLPFITADASGPKHLTMKLSRAKLETICGELLAKLEGPCRTAMKDAGLSASDIDEVILVGGMTRMPAVQKKVEAIFGKTPNRGVNPDEVVAIGAGIQGGVLKGDVKDVLLLDVTPLSLGIETLGGVMTKLIEKNTTIPCRKSQVFSTAADNQPAVSIHVLQGEREMSRDNKTLGNFELTGIPPAPRGIPQVEVTFDIDANGIVHVSAKDLGTGKEQSIRITASSGLSKEEIDKMVRDAESHADEDKKKRDAIEARNHADSMVYSTEKSLKEFGDKIDAVEKGNIENKIVELKKVMDGEDAEAIKKATDELAQAAHKLAEAMYAAKEQPGEHGETGSGEQARKESGKDENVVDADFEEVKK, encoded by the coding sequence ATGAGTAAAGTAATAGGAATCGACCTTGGAACCACCAACTCCTGCGTCGCGATCATGGAGGGTGGTGAACCAATTGTTATCGCCAACTCCGAAGGGAGCCGCACCACACCATCGATAGTTGCCTTTGCCGACAATGGTGAGCGCCTCGTGGGACAGCAGGCAAAGCGCCAGGCGGTTACCAACCCGGAGAACACCCTGTACGCCATCAAGCGCCTGATCGGCCGGAAATTCGACACCGAGGCGGTCAAGAGGGACATCGCCATCTCCCCCTTCAAGATCGTCAAGGCCGACAACAACGACGCCTGGGTCGAGGCGCGCGGCAAACGCTACTCCCCCCCCGAGATTTCCGCCTTCGTGTTGCAGAAGATGAAACAGACCGCCGAGGATTATCTGGGGCAGACCGTCACCGACGCCGTGATCACCGTGCCGGCCTACTTCGACGACTCCCAGCGCCAGGCAACCAAGGACGCCGGCAAGATCGCCGGCCTCAACGTGCTGCGCATCATCAACGAGCCGACCGCCGCTGCCCTGGCCTACGGCCTGGACAAGAAGAAAGAGGAAAAGGTCGCTGTTTTCGACCTTGGTGGCGGCACGTTCGACATCTCCATCCTGGAACTGGGCGACGGCGTCTTCGAGGTCAAGTCAACCAACGGCGACACATTCCTGGGGGGCGAGGACTTCGACCAGCTGGTGATCGACTGGATCGCCGACGAGTTCCATAAGGATCAGGGCATCAACCTGCGGGGTGACAAAATGGCCTTGCAGCGCCTGAAAGAGGCCGCGGAAAAGGCCAAGTGCGAGCTGTCCAGCTCCATGGAGACCGACATCAACCTCCCCTTCATCACCGCCGATGCCTCCGGTCCCAAGCATCTGACCATGAAGCTCTCCCGCGCCAAACTGGAAACCATCTGCGGCGAACTGCTGGCCAAACTGGAGGGTCCCTGCCGCACCGCCATGAAGGATGCCGGCCTCTCCGCTTCCGATATCGATGAGGTCATCCTGGTGGGTGGCATGACCCGCATGCCGGCCGTGCAGAAGAAGGTCGAGGCCATCTTCGGCAAGACCCCCAACCGCGGCGTGAACCCTGACGAGGTGGTGGCCATCGGCGCAGGCATCCAGGGGGGCGTCCTGAAGGGCGACGTCAAGGACGTCCTGCTGCTGGACGTAACCCCGCTCTCCTTGGGCATCGAGACCCTGGGCGGTGTCATGACCAAGCTGATCGAAAAGAACACCACCATCCCCTGCCGCAAGAGCCAGGTGTTCTCCACCGCGGCCGACAACCAGCCGGCCGTCTCCATCCATGTCCTTCAGGGTGAGCGCGAGATGTCCCGTGACAACAAGACCCTGGGCAACTTCGAACTGACCGGCATTCCGCCGGCACCGCGCGGCATCCCCCAGGTCGAGGTCACCTTCGACATCGACGCCAACGGCATCGTACACGTCTCCGCCAAGGATCTGGGCACCGGCAAGGAGCAGTCCATCCGCATCACCGCCTCCAGCGGCCTCTCCAAGGAGGAGATCGACAAGATGGTGCGTGACGCCGAATCCCATGCCGACGAGGACAAGAAGAAGCGCGACGCCATCGAGGCCCGCAACCATGCCGACAGCATGGTCTACAGCACCGAGAAGTCGCTGAAGGAGTTCGGCGACAAGATCGACGCCGTAGAGAAGGGAAACATCGAAAACAAGATCGTCGAACTGAAGAAGGTAATGGACGGCGAAGATGCCGAGGCCATCAAAAAAGCCACCGACGAACTGGCACAGGCTGCCCACAAACTGGCGGAAGCCATGTACGCCGCCAAGGAACAGCCGGGTGAGCACGGTGAGACCGGGTCTGGCGAACAGGCCAGGAAAGAATCGGGCAAGGACGAAAACGTCGTCGACGCCGACTTCGAAGAGGTCAAGAAGTAA
- the dnaJ gene encoding molecular chaperone DnaJ: MANGEKRDYYEVLGVHRNASDTEIKKSFRKQALQYHPDKNPNDKAAEEKFKELSEAYEVLSDAQKRAQYDQFGHAGVSGSNGFSGGGFGGFGAGTPFGDIFGDIFGDIFGGGGGRGRSQGRRGDDLLYNLEISFEEAAFGVEKKIEVPFAKRCGSCNGSGSRPGSEPKVCPTCRGAGQVRYQQGIFSVSKTCGQCNGEGKIVTDPCPDCRGKGSVKDTKTLSIKIPAGVETGLRLKSAGDGGQGLKGGPNGDLYVALSVKEHPLFQREDNNVICEFPISFIQAALGCEIEVPTLDGKVSMKIAEGTQSGKVYRLRGKGFPSLQGYGRGDQLVVIRVETPTNLTRKQKELLEEFARHSTDESHPMKKGFLDKVMDFLS; this comes from the coding sequence TTGGCAAACGGCGAAAAGAGAGACTACTACGAGGTGCTGGGCGTCCACAGAAACGCCTCGGATACGGAAATAAAGAAGTCCTTCCGCAAGCAGGCCCTGCAGTACCACCCCGACAAGAATCCCAACGACAAGGCTGCCGAGGAAAAATTCAAGGAACTCTCCGAGGCGTACGAGGTGCTCTCCGATGCCCAGAAGCGCGCCCAGTATGACCAGTTCGGCCATGCGGGAGTATCAGGTTCCAACGGATTCTCCGGCGGAGGCTTCGGCGGGTTTGGCGCCGGCACCCCCTTCGGTGATATCTTCGGCGACATCTTCGGCGACATCTTCGGCGGAGGCGGTGGACGCGGCCGCAGCCAGGGGAGACGGGGCGACGATCTGCTCTACAACCTGGAGATAAGCTTCGAAGAGGCGGCCTTCGGCGTTGAAAAGAAGATCGAGGTACCCTTCGCGAAACGCTGCGGCAGCTGCAACGGCTCCGGCTCCCGTCCGGGCTCCGAGCCAAAGGTCTGTCCCACCTGCCGCGGAGCTGGCCAAGTCCGCTATCAGCAGGGGATCTTCAGTGTCAGCAAGACCTGCGGACAGTGCAACGGAGAAGGAAAGATCGTCACTGACCCCTGCCCCGACTGTCGCGGCAAGGGGAGCGTCAAGGACACCAAAACCCTCTCCATCAAGATCCCGGCGGGAGTGGAAACCGGCCTGCGCCTCAAATCGGCCGGTGACGGCGGACAGGGGCTCAAGGGAGGCCCCAACGGCGACCTGTACGTTGCCCTATCCGTCAAGGAGCACCCGCTCTTCCAGCGCGAGGACAACAACGTCATCTGCGAGTTCCCCATCAGCTTCATCCAGGCCGCACTGGGGTGCGAGATAGAGGTGCCCACCCTGGACGGCAAGGTAAGCATGAAGATCGCCGAAGGCACTCAGTCGGGCAAGGTCTACCGCTTGAGGGGCAAGGGTTTCCCCTCGCTGCAGGGATACGGCCGCGGCGACCAACTGGTGGTCATTCGGGTTGAGACCCCCACCAATCTGACCCGCAAACAGAAGGAGCTGCTGGAAGAATTCGCCAGACACAGCACGGACGAGAGCCACCCCATGAAGAAGGGCTTTCTTGACAAGGTGATGGATTTCCTGAGTTGA
- the grpE gene encoding nucleotide exchange factor GrpE: MKKHVTEEQKTSAAPEAEQASPESSAAEAATPEERISRLEEQLAAKEAECRENWDRFVRERADLENFRKRSNREKEELLNYGTKSLLEEILPVVDNLERALSHANENGSTGLTEGVQMIHGLLLNAMKKFGVTPLETSGAPFDPSFHQAMTQIPTDEHPPNTVVEEFQKGYLLKERLLRPAMVSVATAPK; encoded by the coding sequence ATGAAAAAGCATGTAACAGAAGAACAGAAAACTTCCGCCGCACCCGAGGCGGAACAGGCATCTCCCGAAAGCAGCGCTGCCGAGGCTGCCACCCCGGAAGAACGCATCTCGCGGCTCGAGGAGCAACTGGCCGCCAAAGAGGCCGAGTGTCGCGAGAACTGGGACCGTTTCGTGCGTGAACGCGCCGATCTGGAGAACTTCCGCAAACGGTCCAACCGGGAAAAGGAAGAGCTGCTCAACTACGGTACAAAATCACTACTTGAAGAGATACTGCCGGTGGTGGACAACCTGGAGCGAGCGCTTTCCCATGCCAACGAAAACGGTTCGACAGGCCTGACGGAAGGGGTCCAGATGATCCACGGCTTGCTGCTCAACGCCATGAAGAAGTTCGGAGTCACCCCCCTGGAAACGTCCGGCGCCCCGTTCGACCCCTCCTTCCACCAGGCAATGACCCAGATCCCCACCGATGAGCACCCACCCAATACGGTGGTGGAGGAGTTCCAGAAGGGCTACCTGCTCAAGGAGCGCCTGCTGCGTCCCGCCATGGTTTCGGTGGCCACGGCGCCCAAGTAA